The proteins below are encoded in one region of Oncorhynchus nerka isolate Pitt River linkage group LG15, Oner_Uvic_2.0, whole genome shotgun sequence:
- the LOC115143093 gene encoding coatomer subunit zeta-1: MDALSLEPTLYTVKAVLILDNDGERLYAKYYDETYPTVKEQKAFEKNIFNKTHRTDSEIALLEGLTVVYKSNIDLYFYVIGSSHENELMLMSVLNCLFDSLSQMLRKNVERRALLENMEGLFLAVDEIVDGGVILESDPQQVVYRVALRGDDVPLTEQTVSQVLQSAKEQIKWSLLR, encoded by the exons ATGGACGCACTCAGCCTG GAACCCACTCTGTACACCGTGAAGGCTGTGCTCATCCTGGACAATGACGGGGAAAGACTGTACGCCAAG TACTATGATGAAACCTATCCCACTGTGAAAGAGCAGAAAGCTTTTGAGAAGAACATCTTCAACAAGACACACCGCACAGACA GTGAGATAGCGCTCCTAGAAGGTCTTACCGTTGTGTACAAAAGCAACATTGACCTCTACTTTTATGTTATTGGCAGTTCACATGAAAATGAG TTGATGCTTATGTCAGTGCTTAACTGTCTGTTTGATTCGCTCAGCCAGATGCTAAG GAAAAATGTTGAGCGGCGGGCCTTGCTGGAGAACATGGAGGGCCTGTTCCTGGCAGTGGATGAGATTGTGGATGGGGG AGTCATTCTGGAGAGCGACCCTCAGCAGGTGGTGTACCGTGTGGCCCTCAGA GGGGATGATGTTCCTTTAACAGAACAGACTGTGTCTCAG GTGCTTCAGTCTGCAAAAGAACAGATCAAGTGGTCCTTACTGCGATAG